Proteins from a genomic interval of Cydia amplana chromosome 8, ilCydAmpl1.1, whole genome shotgun sequence:
- the LOC134650128 gene encoding uncharacterized protein LOC134650128 translates to MVEDDEAQLDERSDFEDLYYSSVAAAKELVNMHTKVAPSDGGSDNNTRRHPHVKCKLPTISLPKFGGSYDTWLEFRDTFDSLINNDDSIDDVNKFHYLRASLEGSAAVIVQSLALSSSNYKIAWQLLCDRYNNKRLLVNNHIKAIFNITPITKESSTAIRHLIDTICKNIRALATLDEPTTHWDTLLVYIICQKLDNVTRREWEEFVPSCETITFDAIIHFLSDRADLLETMAMEGPGRRASWPLAAGAGAAPAAHARSAVRRVKEKCFVGLDERQTDTVSSPLFTYECPLCKRGHWLFECPDFLALSNKERADKVQGMKVCLNCLKPGHIAKYCRRGPCKSCSLRHNSLIHVDRLPSKAPVAMPAIEVTPSSPSEHDESEPEPGCSSNSSVMSVTLPAHPALEGQVILSTALVEVHDRDGKPHIARAFLDNGSSPNFIRADFCKKLNLPIREVNASLTGIQNIKSSVHKLCDARFSSLFDKSFSMKRSFYVVPQATCDLPLEKVNVSMLDIPEHLVLADPKFHSPAAIDIILGAEVFWELLGYDRIKLGRNKPTVYETKLGWVVSGRDAHNPNSKNICCNFVQMNNQDDELTRFWKLDEATIKPATAYYTNDERACEEHFVKNTSRLPDGRFMVRYPLKQPASSLGDSYERAKQCFLSLERRLERQPQLKPMYKDFMNEYETLGDMSKVTSNEIVGNFLPFHGVLRLSSLTTKLRVVFNASARTSTGVTLNDIQYVGPTIQDDLIAILLRFRQYRFVYTADVEKMYRRIVVHPDDRYLQQIIWRNDPSEPLCIYKLNTVTYGTASAPFLAVRCLKQLSLDCSDPRLTEIIAHDFYMDDFLSGSDTEQEATSIITQVSAVLKSAGMNLRKWRSNEARLINEHSDDSRNLNLGNLDESKTLGLGWKSGADVLYFTIDLGKIPEKLTKRFILSTIAKIFDPLGLLSPVVIQGKILLQLLWLSRVSWDDEVPQEISQKWHSITKSLPELNHLCIPRSVVGIHASRVEFHIFTDASQSAYGACLYVRTITNTGVIVTRLLMAKSRVAPLRPVTIPRMELCGALIGAQLYQKALTSLRMKADGCTFWTDSMIVLGWLRMLPNQLKVFVRNRVADILEITGGWPWRHVPTKDNPADLVSRGLDAGSIASADIWWNGPAFLCNDEEDWPKNHHASRDSDEVNAEVIVANVACEATLSPLSELNLTKYSNFSKLKRVTAYVLRFINNARPGSVRNSGFLNTKELQAAMNTLVKLSQIESFYSYDDVKNKTLLKPKDPLTKLNPFVDSEGLMRVGGRLRNGPFNFDKKHPAILPKGHFITVTYFNSVHIILLHAGPQAMLAYVKSTYWPIGGRTQARSTYYKCVLCTRMRGATIAPLMGNLPSPRVTPGFPFEVVGVDYAGPILAASRKGRGSQTIKVYIVIFVCFKTKCVHLELCTDLSAEGYMAALKRFVSRRGLPSDIYSDNGTQFVGAYNDLKRFLASHAKTLSESAANDGIRFHFIPPYSPHFGGLWEAGVKSTKHHLVRVLGNCHLTFEEIYCALCQIEAILNSRPLTPLTSDPSDLLPLTPGHFLIGRPLTALPTPCLTEIPPLRLTRYQRIEQLRQHYWVRWYKEYVSELQERTKWRQAKGQLSTDTMVVIKEDNLPPMKWKLGRIVSVIPGSDGINRVADIRTSSGIIRRAFSKICPLPVEK, encoded by the coding sequence ATGGTCGAGGATGACGAGGCCCAGTTGGACGAGAGGTCTGATTTCGAGGATTTGTACTACTCGTCAGTCGCGGCGGCCAAGGAATTGGTAAACATGCATACCAAGGTCGCGCCTAGCGATGGGGGTTCCGACAACAATACACGGCGTCATCCACATGTAAAATGTAAGTTACCTACCATTTCTTTACCCAAATTTGGAGGCTCGTATGATACATGGCTTGAGTTTCGCGACACATTTGATAGTTTGATAAATAATGACGACTCCATCGATGATGTAAACAAGTTTCATTATTTGAGGGCTTCATTAGAAGGCAGTGCCGCGGTAATTGTACAATCATTGGCATTGTCTAGTAGTAACTATAAAATAGCTTGGCAATTATTATGCGACAGATACAATAATAAGCGGTTATTAGTGAATAATCATATTAAGGCCATATTTAATATAACCCCAATTACCAAGGAGTCATCAACAGCTATTCGGCATCTTATTGACACGATATGTAAAAATATACGTGCGTTAGCGACCCTTGATGAACCAACCACCCATTGGGACACATTATTAGTGTATATAATATGTCAAAAACTTGACAATGTTACTAGACGAGAGTGGGAGGAGTTTGTGCCTAGTTGCGAAACAATTACTTTCGATGCTATCATACATTTCCTCAGCGATCGTGCGGATCTATTGGAAACCATGGCGATGGAGGGCCCCGGGCGTCGCGCGTCCTGGCCGCtcgccgccggcgccggcgctgcCCCCGCGGCGCACGCGCGCTCCGCCGTACGACGGGTAAAGGAAAAATGTTTCGTAGGACTAGATGAACGTCAAACCGACACTGTGAGTAGCCCACTTTTTACATATGAATGTCCGTTATGTAAGCGTGGTCATTGGTTATTTGAGTGCCCCGACTTTCTCGCGTTATCTAATAAAGAACGTGCAGATAAGGTTCAAGGGATGAAAGTATGTTTGAATTGCTTAAAACCCGGGCACATAGCGAAGTATTGTAGGCGTGGTCCGTGCAAGTCGTGTTCATTACGTCATAACTCGCTTATACACGTGGATAGGTTGCCGTCGAAGGCTCCAGTAGCAATGCCGGCGATAGAAGTGACTCCCAGCAGTCCGAGCGAGCACGACGAGTCCGAACCGGAACCCGGCTGCAGTTCTAACAGCAGCGTCATGAGCGTTACGTTGCCGGCCCATCCTGCTTTGGAAGGTCAAGTCATACTGTCTACTGCGCTAGTAGAAGTACATGATCGCGACGGTAAACCACATATAGCACGCGCATTTTTGGACAACGGGTCTTCACCCAATTTTATTAGAGCTGACTTTTGCAAAAAACTTAACTTACCTATTAgggaggtaaatgcgtctttaactggtattcaaaatataaagTCGAGCGTACATAAATTATGTGACGCAAGGTTTTCATCTTTGTTTGACAAAAGTTTTAGCATGAAAAGGTCATTTTACGTAGTTCCACAAGCTACATGCGACTTACCTTTGGAAAAGGTAAATGTATCAATGTTAGACATACCTGAACATTTAGTCTTGGCTGATCCTAAGTTCCACTCGCCGGCAGCTATCGATATTATTCTTGGCGCCGAGGTCTTTTGGGAATTGTTAGGCTACGATAGAATTAAATTGGGACGAAACAAGCCCACCGTTTATGAGACCAAGCTAGGTTGGGTAGTGTCTGGGCGTGATGCGCATAATCCTAACTCTAAAAACATTTGTTGCAATTTTGTTCAAATGAATAATCAAGATGACGAATTGACGCGTTTTTGGAAGTTAGACGAAGCAACAATAAAACCCGCGACGGCTTATTATACCAACGATGAACGGGCTTGCGAGGAACACTTTGTTAAAAATACCTCTCGGTTACCGGACGGTAGGTTTATGGTTAGGTATCCTTTAAAGCAGCCTGCATCTTCGTTGGGCGATTCTTACGAGCGGGCAAAACAATGTTTTCTGTCGTTAGAGCGCAGACTAGAACGGCAGCCGCAATTGAAGCCTATGTACAAAGATTTTATGAACGAATACGAGACTTTGGGAGACATGTCCAAGGTTACTTCCAATGAGATAGTAGGAAACTTTTTGCCTTTTCACGGCGTGTTACGGCTTTCTAGCCTCACGACAAAGCTCCGGGTCGTGTTCAATGCTAGTGCGCGCACGTCTACCGGAGTAACGCTGAACGACATTCAGTATGTAGGACCTACTATTCAGGACGATCTCATAGCTATCTTGTTACGTTTTAGGCAATACCGCTTTGTGTACACGGCTGACGTGGAAAAAATGTATAGGAGGATAGTCGTGCACCCTGACGATAGGTATTTGCAACAAATCATTTGGCGCAATGATCCATCTGAACCTCTGTgcatatataaattaaatacggtCACTTACGGTACGGCCAGTGCTCCGTTCTTAGCTGTTAGGTGCCTTAAACAGTTATCACTGGACTGCTCGGACCCTCGACTCACTGAAATTATTGCCCATGACTTTTACATGGATGACTTTTTGTCCGGGTCTGACACTGAGCAAGAAGCCACCAGCATTATAACTCAGGTCAGTGCAGTACTTAAAAGTGCTGGTATGAATTTACGCAAGTGGCGTTCAAATGAAGCTAGGCTCATAAATGAACATAGTGACGATTCTAGAAATCTAAATCTAGGCAACTTGGACGAAAGTAAGACGCTAGGGCTAGGTTGGAAAAGTGGAGCCGATGTCTTGTATTTCACTATCGACTTAGGAAAAATCCCTGAAAAGTTAACCAAGCGGTTTATCCTCTCCACGATAGCAAAAATATTTGACCCTCTAGGTCTTTTATCGCCGGTTGTCATTCAGGGTAAAATCCTACTTCAGCTTCTATGGCTTTCGCGAGTTTCTTGGGATGATGAAGTGCCTCAAGAGATTTCCCAAAAGTGGCATAGTATAACAAAGTCTTTACCGGAGTTAAACCACTTATGCATTCCTCGTAGTGTCGTAGGAATCCACGCGTCGCGAGTGGAATTCCATATTTTTACGGATGCGTCTCAATCTGCGTACGGAGCTTGTTTGTACGTACGCACTATCACTAACACAGGAGTAATAGTTACTCGGTTACTCATGGCAAAAAGTAGGGTAGCTCCACTTCGGCCGGTAACTATTCCCCGAATGGAATTATGCGGAGCTTTGATCGGAGCACAGCTTTACCAAAAAGCACTAACATCACTTCGCATGAAAGCAGACGGTTGTACATTTTGGACCGATTCCATGATCGTGTTAGGATGGCTTAGAATGCTACCAAACCAACTCAAGGTATTCGTACGAAATCGCGTAGCTGATATACTCGAAATTACTGGCGGTTGGCCTTGGCGACACGTACCTACTAAGGACAATCCAGCTGATCTGGTTTCACGCGGACTCGATGCGGGTTCAATTGCTTCGGCTGATATTTGGTGGAATGGTCCAGCATTCCTATGTAATGATGAAGAGGACTGGCCCAAAAATCACCACGCGAGCAGGGATAGTGATGAAGTTAACGCTGAGGTAATCGTTGCTAACGTAGCGTGCGAAGCTACACTATCCCCTCTATCAGAATTGAATCTTACGAAATATTCCAATTTTAGCAAACTCAAGCGAGTTACCGCTTACGTTCTACGGTTTATCAATAATGCGCGACCGGGTAGTGTCAGAAATTCGGGATTTCTTAACACTAAAGAACTTCAGGCGGCTATGAATACTTTAGTAAAATTATCGCAAATAGAATCATTTTACTCATATGatgatgttaaaaataaaactttactcAAACCCAAAGACCCGCTTACAAAACTGAATCCTTTCGTGGATTCTGAAGGACTTATGCGTGTAGGCGGACGACTTCGAAACGGGCCTTTTAACTTCGACAAAAAGCATCCAGCTATCTTGCCGAAAGGGCATTTTATAACGGTGACATACTTCAATTCCGTTCACATCATTTTGTTACACGCGGGACCTCAAGCCATGCTAGCGTACGTAAAGTCTACTTATTGGCCAATCGGTGGTCGTACCCAAGCTAGGTCAACGTATTACAAATGCGTCCTGTGCACTCGTATGCGCGGTGCAACTATAGCGCCACTCATGGGCAACTTACCCTCACCGCGAGTAACGCCAGGCTTTCCTTTCGAGGTGGTTGGCGTAGATTATGCCGGTCCTATACTGGCTGCGTCTCGAAAGGGTCGTGGTAGTCAAACTATAAAGGTATACATCGTGatctttgtttgttttaaaacGAAATGTGTACACCTTGAACTATGTACTGACTTGTCTGCAGAAGGTTACATGGCGGCATTGAAGCGATTCGTTAGTCGCCGCGGCTTACCTTCTGACATATACTCCGACAATGGAACCCAGTTTGTCGGGGCATACAATGATTTAAAGAGATTTCTTGCCAGTCATGCGAAGACGTTATCTGAGTCTGCAGCCAATGACGGCATTAGGTTCCACTTTATTCCACCATATTCACCACACTTTGGCGGTTTGTGGGAAGCCGGGGTGAAATCTACTAAACACCATTTAGTTAGAGTCTTAGGTAACTGTCATTTAACGTTTGAAGAGATTTATTGCGCACTGTGTCAAATAGAGGCAATTTTAAATTCCAGGCCTCTTACTCCTTTAACCAGCGATCCTTCTGATCTGCTACCACTTACTCCAGGCCATTTTTTAATCGGACGACCACTCACAGCTCTTCCGACTCCCTGTCTGACAGAGATTCCTCCTTTGAGACTTACACGGTACCAGAGGATCGAACAGTTGAGGCAACACTACTGGGTTCGCTGGTATAAAGAATATGTTTCTGAGCTTCAGGAGCGAACCAAATGGAGGCAAGCCAAGGGTCAACTTTCAACTGATACCATGGTCGTCATCAAAGAAGACAACCTGCCTCCAATGAAATGGAAGCTCGGCAGAATCGTTAGCGTCATCCCTGGATCTGATGGCATCAATCGCGTGGCCGACATCCGGACGTCGTCTGGGATCATCCGTCGTGCGTTCAGCAAAATATGTCCACTACCAGTCGAAAAGTAA